Genomic window (Acinonyx jubatus isolate Ajub_Pintada_27869175 chromosome B1, VMU_Ajub_asm_v1.0, whole genome shotgun sequence):
GATTATGTCACTTTGCATCAGTAGGACTCGCATCCACATCAAAGTTCCACCACATACGGGCTGGGTGACATTGGAGCATGTGATCAATTGTCTTCATCCTCAGTTTGCCCACGTGTGAGGTGGTAATCCCCACTGCTGCCCTACCTTCTGGTCGGAAAACTCTTCGGAGCTAGGATGTCCTCCGTGGCCAAGGGAGGAAGCTGGCCACCACCTCCTCAGTGCTGATGTGGGAGTTGGGTGCCCTGCCACAACACCCTTGActgcacagcccccccccccacagcaccCTTGACTGCACAGCCCGAGAGCCACTTTCAGTTTTGATGATTCAggattttgtctttgttttaaagggtTTAAACCTCACCTTTGCGTTTGACTGACTCTTTGCCATGATCCAGGACCAGTGCTACGTGCTTTTCATCTTTGAACTCATGCAGCTTAGAAATAGAAGCATTCAAACCTGGACAGTGAAAACCTTGTAAAAATCCCTACCCTTTGGTTGGCCCTGGCTTGGCCAATGTGAATGGGCTGGGGGGTAGCACGCACTGTGCCCGGAcgccacaccacacacacagccTGCCGCCCTCGTCCTCCGGTGGGATGTCCTAGAGTCCAGGGAAGCGAGCCAAGCTTGGGGCACAGATGTTACAGCAGGTGGACAACCGAGGAGAGCTTAGCCATGGGTGGCAGTTTGCGCTGTCCGCGGTGCTGAACGCTCGAgcgcgcggggtgggggggcgcccgGCGGCGGGTgcgctgtccgtggtgctgacGTGCTTTGGCTCTGTCTGTGGGTCTGAAGACGCCCTCGGTGCCGCGGCTGCGCGGTCCGTAGGGCGCAGGCAAACGCCCGTGTTTCCATCTCTTCTCTGCTGTTGAGTGTGGCGTACCCTTGCTCGAGAAGTCAGGAGACCCCAGGAGAGGTATATCTTAAagaagatgaataaagaaatcaaTAACTAGAAAGTTCCCCTCTCGTTTTTCAAACTCGGGGTGACCAAATTGTTCCCCGAGGAGCAGAGGGGGTGCAGAATCCTCTTACCTCTCGCCTCTCCACGAGGAGGGAGCTTAAAAGCCTCTTgttctcatcctcctcctctgcctcctgcaTCCTCCCCACAGGCGCACAGGAGGTTGGCCTGTTCAGAGACACCAGCTCATCAGCGGGACTCGGCATGGACTCGAGGAGTCAGAACACTAATGCGTAGATGGAGGTGATAATGCCTTCCCTGCATATTTCACAGCGATGTTGGGAGGACCCTGGGCAGTCTGGGGTGGGGGTATGCTTTGCATGAAACGTTGTACAAAGCGGGGGTCATCCATCCATGTGCCCCTGTAGACCCCTGAACGTTGCTGCCCCTCCATCCTGCCCGATAAAGCTTCTCCAGCAAGAGAAGggagggccccccacccccatgtacACGAAGGCTGTGATTGTGTTGTTACTTGACTCCCAAGGGGAAGGTATAAAAATCACATAGAATCCAACCCCCTACAAATGACAGGTGGAGACACTGAGTAGGGGGTTCATAGGCACATATGTTAGTGGTGGGGTGTCCCACCTGCTCTTGTGCACCCCACACTCCCAAAAACTCTGGTGTTGGGGAGAGGGTATGGCTGGAAGCTCAGCCCTCCCTGTATCTCTCCCTCCAacacctccccttcctcttctgcaTAACCTCAGTCCCCACCCACTACTGTTCCCTGGGCCACTTCTAAAAAACCTTGCAGCCCCAGTCCCTCCCCCAGATTTCTACACTTGTTCCGCGTCGGTCACTGTCTTGgtgcacaccccccaccccagcctgccaATGACCCCATCTGGTCCTGACTGATGTGCAGTGAGTGGAGGCTTAGCAATGAAGGGGTGTCTCCTGTCCACCGGGTAGGCAGAGGCATCCCTATCTCAGGCACTGATTTCACCTGTCAGTGCCCACCTGGGGCCCTGCAAGGGAAGCTGGTGGCTTGGAGATAACCTGATATGGCAGATGGGCAAAGATTGCACAAATGAGGGTCTAATTGACAATCAATTGTGATTAGGAGCAAAAGGACGTCTTTATAGCTAGCCCTAGACGCTCCGAGTtgaagttggggggaggggagggttgttCCGGGTATCTGAGAGAGTAGGGTGGGTGGGTGCTGTGCATCCCCCTGAACGGGGTTATTTCTtaagagatgggggagggggagggcaagagaggatGCTAGGATCTCCCTGAGCCTTGTCCTCACACAGCAGCCCCCTTCGCATGGGAACATGTCCCGAGGTTGCCTACGGAGCTCTGGAGGCCTCCCCTCACACCCCattgccctccccctgctcccctggGCCAGACTTTGCAGCTCATTACTCAGACCACTGCAGCTCCCATTAGACTGTTGAGAgcatggaagagagagggagaggaggaccaAGGAGGGAGTCTTGGCACCTCCAGACTCCAGGACACTCACAGCACTTTTGTCCCAGTAACACTCAGCCCCGAGCCAGCCCTCGCCTCTGGGCAGGGAGCACTTCCTGCTGTGCTGAGTGTGTGGATGTGCTTGGTTGTATATTACAATATGTTATTTGATTATGCCTATTACATATCATATTTAATATACTGTGTTCCCTCTACTATGCTTTAGTGATACTCACCATACATTGTACTGCATCTCCATGACATAAAACGTCATCTTACGGGTGTTTGTGTTGAATGAACGTTGTAGCGAGACGCCTCACATCTCTCTTCCTCACCTGCAGGTGCCCAGTGTGTATAACGGGGGTGAGAGCAGACCCACGTCCACACCCTGCCCACCCGGCAGGGTGTGGGGGTTGTGACAGCCATGTTTGTGCCTCCCTGGTGACCTGCAGTAGCTAGGGGACAGGTGCTGTGTGGCATGGAGTGTGAGCACGCACATGAGGGGTAGAGCCAGGTCAGAGGTCTGCAGTTGGGACCCGCCCCTAGGGCACCTCATGTtgtgctgggcggggggggggggggggccgggggggtggCGGGAGCAGTGGCAGCTCAGGGACTGGCCAGGCAGAGGCCCTGGGTGCCCTCCTCATGGAAAGCGTTAAAGAGGGGACCGAGACCAGTGCAGAGCTGGTGGGCACTGGTGAGGCTGGCTGCAGGGACATGAGTGCATTAGTGGGTCATGCGCCTGAGATGGTGTGCCCAGGTGCTCATGAATGAATCTGCGACTGCATGTGGTGCCTGCTgctgaatgagtgtgtgtgtgtgtgtgtgtgtgtgtgtgtgtgtgaatgggatGTGCACATCTATATTCAAACTtagctgggggaggggtagagagagcctAAGAGTCCCACCAGGAAGGTGGGGGCGGGAAGGAAATAATTACCTCCCTGTGATGAGAGATTatccaccctccttcccccagaggtgatttataatttaaagataaagaataatCAAGTCCCGGCAAGGAAGGACACAGTGTTGTGGGTCTGATTAGAATCTCAGGATGGACCAGCacgcgggggaggggaggggagggaggggaggggggagccctTGCCTCCCCCCAGTCCCAGCCTCCCTGAGGCTCAGCATGTCCGAGCTGGGCCCAAATTACAGCCGATTGGTCCCCCATTATTTCTCCCAACTTTTAATTTCTGCTTCCAAAGGATCATTGCCCGCGGTAATTGCAAAGGACCCGTCCTTGTGCGCGGAGCAGGCTCCGGGGACCGCAGTGTGAGGTGGCGCGCACACCGCTCCTGCACACGCCCGCGCGCACACTCACGCCCGTCACACACAGCCTCACACCCCGCAGACCCTCGCACGCGCGCTCCCACCGCCCGCTCCCACCTGGGTCCCACCGGCGACGCGACGGCCGAGGAGCTCGCGGGCTCTGcggcgggaggaggggggagggcgcCGCCGAGGGGCAGCAGCGGTCTTACCCTCGGACGCCGACGCTGGCCGGTCCTTCCGAGGGCCGCAGGGCCCGGTGGTGCACACGTGGCAGCTGTGGGTGAATACGCGCAAACACAGCCCCGGCCCGCGGGGCTTCTGGTTTCTCCGGGCGCGGGGGGTGGAGGAGTTTGCCGCACGATGCCCCCTTGAAGGGTATCGATTCTTATGTAGGCCGCCTGCCGTTTCTACGATTCTTCCGTCCCcatttgggggggcgggggcgggagagCCGTCCGGCCTCCCTCATTTTCGATCCCACTTCTAATGAGCGACCCAGGggccgccggccccgcccctcgcGGGGACACGAGGCCGGGCCCTAGTTTGACGACGCGAAGGGGGCGGGAGCGGGAGGGGCCGGAGGGACAGAGACCCCGAGCCAGGGAGACCCAGAGACTCGAGAGGCGACCCGGAGACGAGCGACCGGGAGAGGCGGGAGCGAGGTCCAccgaaggagagggagggggccggAGACGCGCGGAAGACGCCGAGAGTCTGCCTCCggggacaccccccaccccccaccccccgccacgaccccaccccctgccccagccgcGGAGGGACGCCGGGGCCTCGGGGACCGCGGTTGCGCCGGGACTGCGCGCCCCGGAGCCGGACGAGAGGCCGCCTGCCCGCCGCGTCCCGCGCCGGGATGTCCCGGCCGAGTCTTCGCGCTCGCCCGCCCGCGCGCCCCGGGGCCTCCGCGGCCCCTCCGCCGACCGATCCCGCAATTATTTAAAAGCCAGGGCGGCTCCTCCCCCTTCGCCCAGGAGGCAGGCGCACCGTTTCTGGACGAGCGGAGGCGCGGCGACGCGCCGCTGACCGCGACAGCCGCTCGCGGCCCGCACTCGGGCTCCGGGCTGCGCGTCTGTCGGTCGGGCCCGGGGCTCCGTCCGTGTGTCCCGCGCGGGGCCCGCCTCCTCCGCCCGGGGCCGTTCGCAGCCAATTAGGCGCGCGCGCTAACGAGGGCGGCGGCGCCCCGCGGCCGCCTGCGGGCGCACGTGTGTGCGGCGTGTGGGCGCGTGGGCGCCGCCGGCGGGGTCGCCATAAATGCGCGGGCCGGGCGCGGCGGGCGCCTGAGGCGGCGGCGGAGGCAGCGCCGGGCGGCAGCGGCCGAGAGCCAGCCGAGCCGAGGCCGCCTGCGCCGGGCCGTGCGGCGGCGCCCGGGGCCGCCGGGGATGGGAGCCCAGTAGCCGGCGGGGCCCGAGCGGCCGGAGCGGCGGGAGGCCGGCATGAGCGCGAGCGGCCCGGCGGCTCCCGGGGACGGCCCggcgctgccgccgccgccgcccgggcccGGCCCGGGGCCCGCACcgcccgccgccaccgccgccgccaccgcccggGACGCCATGGACGGGCGCGCCGAGCTGCCCGCCTTCGCCCGCGCGGGACCCCCGCCGCTCGCCGCCAGCGACACGGTGCCCGCGGCGCCCGAAGGGGCCGGGGCGGCCCGGCCTGGCCCGCCGCCGCGCCCCACGTCCTTCTCGGTGCTGGACATTCTGGACCCCAACAAGTTCAACAGCAGGAGACGCCGCTGTGTGCTTCTGGGCCCCGCCGCGTGCGCCCCGTGCGCCCCGGCCCCGTGCGCCCCGGCCCCCTCCGCCCCGGGGCGCCCGCCGCGCTCAGAGGACCTGGAGCGCCGCGCCCTCGCCGCCGCCGGAGGAGCTGGGGCCGCCACCGGAGCTGAGCCGCCGCGTGAGTAGGACGCGGCCCGCTCcgggtgcggggggcggggggacgggcCGCATCTACGCGTTCACGCTCATGGGCCCCTCGGCGCGCCTGGCCGGCCGGGTGCCGGGACGGTGTGCGAAGTTCGCAGCGCGCGGGGCTCCGTCCGACCCGGACTCCGGGGCCCGCGCCGCCCCGCGCCTCCCGGGATGGCTCCGCCAGCGGGTCCCGGGGCTGCGGGGCCGCGGGGCCGGCCTCGGAAGGTAGTTGGTGCCGGAGGAGGAGGGCGCCTGCGAGGCTGCGGGCCCGtgacctccccgcccccaccacggCCGCCGgaggcctcccttcctccccctttcctcctcctcctcctttttttttttttttttttttttttttgggacaaaTCAGACTAATTGTGACAAAACGCTGGTTATCTCTGGAAAAACAATTAAATCCCTTCGATTACAGTTAAGGGGAAATGTGCTTAGTGGCGGAAAGCGGCCGGTAATGGGGCGGCCCGCGCCCCCGGCCCGGTCGATATCCCATTACGGCAGCATGCATATCTCTTTCAAGCACCTTGCAAACTCCCCCCGAACATCTAAATTATAGGGTCAAAATTCGGATAATTACTCGATTAAAACCTATTACACTTATTAGGGGCCGCTATTGATCGAGAATTGCATTCGACCGGCTCCTGATTGCTTTTGGTTCCCCCTCCTCCGGCCCTTTCTCCCTCCAACTTCCCAGCCCCTCGACAAGCAGGGACGGGAGCGAGCGCAGGGCAGCCGGGGCTGGGGCCGCAGCCTTGGGGCATGGGGGCCTCAGGTACTTGGCTTTGCCGGTTCCAGGTGGGGTCTAGATGGAGGGGGAGCAAGCCCAGGCCAGCCGGAGGGAAACCCTCTGGGCTTTGGGCCTAGCCTGGGTTCTGGGAGTCTCCACCCCGAGCCTGCACCCGCATCGGGAGCCCATCCCAGCAGAAGGCCCTGGCTCTGGCAGCttcagggagggagccaggccaGGCCCTCTCCCTCCTCAGATCTCCCCCCGGACAAGGCAGGGCTGTATGGCCAGGTGCTCTCAGGGTCCCCTAGGGGATAGCCCCTGCTCCCGCCAAGGGGTGTGGCTGGGGGGCCAGGCCACCTGCCCTGCCGACTTCCACCTAACCTCTGCAGTTGCCCTGGAGGAGTCTGCTGGTACCGAATTTGACGTTTGTTCCCCGGGTTCTCCATGTCAACCTGACTCAACAGCAGGGGCCTCGGTGCCGACTGGGCCGCGCTGTGtagggcacctgcctggcttttCTCACGGTGGGTCGGTCGTACCACCACCTGTGGGGGTGGAGTCTGCGCGGATGCCCTCCCAGGGCCTGCCCAGGACAGACCCTTTCTTGCAAATTTCCCCGACTCAAAATGCAGCTACCTCAGGGGCCTCTGCTGGGAGGAGCCCTGCTGCTGCGCAGACTGGGCCTAGCGGGGACACGCCCCCGACTTAGCGCCGGCTCCGGACCCCCACGCCCAGGACCGGACCTCCTGGTCAGGACCCCGACCCACCCGGGTTTCCGCGGCGGGGAGGACGGCTGCCAAAGGCCCAGGAGGCTTGAGGTGGAATCGGGGCCAGGGCGGCCGGTTCTGgtccccaggagccccccccacctccttgcaGGCGGCCCCAACCCCACCGCCGCCTCTGGCCCGCAGGCTCTAAAATGCCGGGTAATTGGCTGGCCCTCGCCTCTCCGTAATTGGAGGGTAATCTACGCCGAAATAAATTAAATGGCCGTTAACTAGTTTGTACATTACACAAAACGAGTTTAATTAAGTTTGTATCTGCCCCGCGGATCGATCGGAGCCTTCACTCCGCTGTAAACCCCGCGCGCGGaaccggcccggcccggcccggcccggcccgggagGCTCGGCGCAGGGGAAGCTTCGAGAGAAGCAAGCGAGGAAGGGATAGCGAGGCGCCCCGGGCgcgcgggaggggaggggggggagaacGAAAGCGCCCAGgggaagaggaggtgggggagcggAGAGAAGGGGACCCTCCCCGGGGCGGGAGCCGGAGGGAGGGCGCCGCGTCCTGACTGTGATGTGCTCCCCGCCCGCCCGCAGACGCCGGCGACCCCTACAAGGCGGACGAGGCCGAGGCCAGCGGCtacagcagcggcggcggcggccgcagcCCGAGCGCGGACAGCGGGGACGAGGCGcccgacgacgacgacgacgacgacgggGCGCCCGAGGCCGGGACTGCGCGCGGCGCGGAGGAGGcgcggggaggcggcggcggcggcctcgCGGCCCGCGGGTCGGGCTGCCCGGGCGCGGCCGAGGCCGAGGCGCCCCCCGGCGCGGTGGACGAGGCTGCAGCCCCCGGCCCCCGCGGGACCTCGCCCGGAGCCCCGGGCCCGCCGGGggtcgcggcggcggcggcggcggggggcgcggggaCGACCCCGCAGGGCGCGGCCGCGGCCGCGGCCAAGCCCAAGCGGAAGCGCACGGGCTCGGACTCCAAGTCCGGGAAGCCGCGGCGCGCGCGCACCGCCTTCACCTACGAGCAGCTCGTGGCGCTGGAGAACAAATTCAAGGCGACGCGCTACCTGTCGGTGTGCGAGCGCCTCAACCTGGCGCTGTCGCTGAGCCTCACCGAGACGCAGGTGAAGATTTGGTTCCAGAACCGCCGCACCAAGTGGAAGAAGCAGAACCCCGGCGCCGACACGAGCGCGCCGaccggcggcggcggggccgcgGGGCCGGGCGCGGGGCCGGGCGCGGGGCTGCCGGGCGGCCTCAGCCCGCTCAGCCCGTCGCCGCCCATGGGCGCGCCGCTCGCCATGCACGGCCCGGCCGGGTACCCGGCGCACGGCCCCGGCGGCCTGGTGTGCGCCGCGCAGCTGCCCTTCCTGTCGAGCCCGGCGGTGCTGTCGCCCTTCGTGCTGGGCTCGCAGACCTACGGCGCGCCCGCCTTCTACGCGCCGCACCTGTGAGCGCGGCGGCGGACGGGGACCCGGAGGCGCCCGCCGCCGCGCTCGTGCAAGGCCTCGGTCGTGGACTCTGTACATAGCCCGTTGCTACAGGagagttttaaatttataaacGACTGTTCGCGTCGGGGCCGGGCTCGGCCCGCTCGGAAGCACTTTGCTGAACTTGACTCAATCAATAAACCGCAGGAGGCCGAACCCGCGTCCCTCAGGCTCCCGCGCTGCCTTGCGCCAGTCCCGTCCGGTCCCGTCCGGTCCCGTCGGTGCGTACTTGGCGCGACCGAGGCGCCTCGGGGGCTGTTGCGCCAGGCGCTGCGTTCAGGCCTCGGTTTCCCCGCGGGCGTGGTGTCCCGTGGCCAAACTCTGCGGTCGGATGGCGTCTGGGTTCCGCCACAGGCGCGCGCTTGGTGCTGGCCAACTGAGGCTACTGTCCAAGAGTCCCGCGTCCCCgcgtctccccttcccccaccccggaTCCTCTAGCTTCGGGGACAACCCCCTTCCACCTCCGTGGAGCCTTGGGGGGCCCTTAGGGGTGCGGGAAGCCCGGCGGGCGgagccgggcggggcgggggccgcgggTGTTGGGCGCATCCTCCCCCGGCCCCGCAGGGACGAGCTCCCGTCGCTTCCCAGCGGAGGAAAGCTGGGACGTGCCGGGCTCCAGACACTTGCCCGAGAGCGCCGAGCTGGACCGCAAGCCCGGCCCGCACGAGTCCAGCGCTCCAGCCCGGCGCGGCCACCTCTCCTCCAACGACTGGCGGGTTCCCCTCCAGTCGCGGTCCCCACGCGGGTTCCTGGAGCCCCGGAGACGCGGGGAGGCTAGAGGCGGCGGCCCCCGGGCGGGTGGCTGCCCGACGCAGAGCCGAGGCTACGGGGTCGCAGGCCGCCGGCCTGCCTGGACTGCGAAAGAGCTCGCAGGGGCGGCAGGACCCGGGGCGCCGTGGGGCCCGTGGGGCTGGTCCGCGCGGAGCCCAGCGCCGCAGAGGGAGCCAGGGCGCGGCGGCCGCGTATCTAGGCGAGCACCCCCCCTGCGCGTGCAAGGAGTCGGCTGAGCTCTCCCAACTTTTCCCTGAGCCAGGCAGCCCGCCAGGGTCCACTTTGGGTagggctgggg
Coding sequences:
- the NKX1-1 gene encoding NK1 transcription factor-related protein 1, which gives rise to MSASGPAAPGDGPALPPPPPGPGPGPAPPAATAAATARDAMDGRAELPAFARAGPPPLAASDTVPAAPEGAGAARPGPPPRPTSFSVLDILDPNKFNSRRRRCVLLGPAACAPCAPAPCAPAPSAPGRPPRSEDLERRALAAAGGAGAATGAEPPHAGDPYKADEAEASGYSSGGGGRSPSADSGDEAPDDDDDDDGAPEAGTARGAEEARGGGGGGLAARGSGCPGAAEAEAPPGAVDEAAAPGPRGTSPGAPGPPGVAAAAAAGGAGTTPQGAAAAAAKPKRKRTGSDSKSGKPRRARTAFTYEQLVALENKFKATRYLSVCERLNLALSLSLTETQVKIWFQNRRTKWKKQNPGADTSAPTGGGGAAGPGAGPGAGLPGGLSPLSPSPPMGAPLAMHGPAGYPAHGPGGLVCAAQLPFLSSPAVLSPFVLGSQTYGAPAFYAPHL